The proteins below come from a single Serratia ficaria genomic window:
- the rsmH gene encoding 16S rRNA (cytosine(1402)-N(4))-methyltransferase RsmH, with protein sequence MLENYKHTTVLLDEAVNGLNIRSNGIYIDGTFGRGGHSRLILSQLGPEGRLLAIDRDPQAIAAANSIEDPRFTIVHGPFSDLSHYVRERELVGQIDGVLLDLGVSSPQLDDAERGFSFMRDGPLDMRMDPSTGLSAAEWLMKAEADDIAWVLKTFGEERFAKRIARAIVERNRVEPMTRTKQLADLIAEASPFREKHKHPATRSFQAIRIYINSELEEIERALDGALEVLAPKGRLSIISFHSLEDRIVKRFMRHHSRGAQVPAGIPLTEEQLRSMGGRTLKALGKMMPSEAEVADNPRARSSVLRIAERMPA encoded by the coding sequence ATGTTGGAAAACTATAAACACACCACCGTACTGTTGGATGAGGCGGTTAACGGCCTCAACATCCGCAGCAACGGCATATATATCGACGGTACTTTTGGTCGCGGTGGCCATTCTCGTCTGATTCTGTCCCAGCTGGGGCCGGAAGGACGCTTGCTGGCAATTGACCGCGATCCTCAGGCGATTGCAGCCGCCAATTCTATTGAAGATCCTCGTTTCACTATCGTACACGGCCCATTTTCCGATTTGTCACACTATGTGCGGGAACGCGAGCTGGTGGGGCAGATCGACGGCGTTCTGCTCGATCTGGGCGTTTCTTCGCCGCAGCTGGACGACGCGGAGCGCGGTTTCTCCTTTATGCGCGACGGTCCGCTGGATATGCGCATGGACCCGTCCACCGGCCTTTCCGCCGCCGAATGGCTGATGAAGGCGGAAGCCGACGACATCGCCTGGGTGCTGAAAACCTTTGGCGAGGAGCGTTTCGCCAAGCGCATCGCGCGCGCCATCGTGGAGAGAAACCGCGTCGAGCCGATGACCCGCACCAAGCAACTGGCCGATCTGATCGCCGAAGCCAGCCCGTTCCGCGAGAAGCACAAGCACCCGGCGACGCGCAGTTTCCAGGCGATCCGCATCTATATCAACAGCGAGCTGGAAGAGATCGAGCGCGCGCTCGACGGCGCGCTGGAAGTGTTGGCCCCCAAGGGCCGTTTGTCGATCATCAGCTTCCACTCGCTGGAAGACCGCATCGTCAAACGCTTTATGCGTCACCACAGCCGCGGCGCGCAGGTGCCGGCCGGCATTCCGCTGACCGAAGAGCAACTGCGCAGCATGGGCGGACGCACGCTGAAAGCGCTGGGCAAGATGATGCCGTCGGAAGCCGAAGTGGCGGACAACCCACGCGCCCGCAGCTCGGTGCTGCGCATTGCAGAGAGGATGCCCGCGTGA
- the ftsL gene encoding cell division protein FtsL, whose product MIGNERHGLVGVIGGDLLRNAKIPLILLVAALVSAVFVVTTAHRTRLLTAEREQLVLERDALDIEWRNLILEENALGDHSRVERIATEKLQMQHVDPSQENIIVKQ is encoded by the coding sequence GTGATCGGCAACGAACGTCACGGCCTGGTCGGGGTGATTGGCGGTGATCTGCTGCGCAACGCCAAGATCCCATTGATTTTACTGGTTGCCGCCCTGGTCTCCGCCGTTTTTGTGGTGACCACCGCGCACCGCACCCGCCTGCTGACCGCCGAACGCGAGCAGCTGGTGCTTGAGCGGGATGCGCTGGATATCGAGTGGCGCAACCTGATTCTGGAAGAGAACGCCCTCGGCGACCATAGCCGGGTTGAACGTATCGCTACCGAAAAACTGCAGATGCAACACGTTGATCCATCGCAGGAAAATATCATCGTTAAACAATGA
- a CDS encoding peptidoglycan glycosyltransferase FtsI, producing the protein MKAARPGKLKRQEDQASFVSWRFALLCGCILLALVGLMLRVAYLQVINPDRLVKEGDMRSLRVQEVPTARGMISDRAGRPLAVSVPVNAIWADPKELNERGGITLDSRWKALSDALNIPLDQLSNRINANPKGRFVYLARQVNPAVGDYIRKLKLPGINLRQESRRYYPAGQVTSHIIGVTNIDGQGIEGVEKSFDRWLTGQPGERTVRKDRYGRVIEDISSVDSQAAHNLVLSVDERLQALVYRELNNAVAFNKAESGTAVLIDVNTGEVLAMANSPSYNPNNMAGTPKDTMRNRAITDIFEPGSTVKPMVVMTALQNGVVKENSVLNTIPFRIQGHEIKDVARYAELSVTGILQKSSNVGVTKLALAMPSSALVDTYSRFGLGKATNLGLVGESSGIYPKKQRWSDIERATFSFGYGLMVTPLQLARVYATIGSLGVYRPLSITKVDPPVAGERVFPEPLVRTVVHMMESVALPGGGGVKAAIKGYRIAIKTGTAKKVGPDGKYVNRYLAYTAGVAPASNPRFALVVVINDPQGGKYYGGAISAPVFGAIMGGVLRTMNVEPDALPTSDKSELVTNKKEGSGGRS; encoded by the coding sequence ATGAAAGCAGCGCGCCCCGGTAAGTTGAAACGCCAGGAAGATCAGGCCAGCTTTGTAAGCTGGCGTTTTGCGTTGCTGTGCGGCTGTATTTTACTGGCGCTGGTGGGGTTGATGCTGCGCGTGGCCTATCTGCAGGTCATCAACCCGGATCGCCTGGTGAAAGAAGGCGACATGCGTTCGCTGCGGGTGCAGGAAGTGCCTACCGCGCGCGGCATGATCAGCGATCGCGCCGGCCGGCCGTTGGCGGTGAGCGTGCCGGTCAACGCCATCTGGGCCGATCCGAAAGAGCTGAACGAACGCGGCGGCATTACGCTGGACAGCCGCTGGAAGGCGCTGTCCGACGCGCTGAATATCCCGCTGGATCAGCTCTCCAACCGCATCAACGCCAACCCGAAAGGGCGCTTCGTTTACCTGGCGCGTCAGGTGAACCCGGCGGTCGGCGATTATATCCGCAAGCTGAAGCTGCCGGGGATTAACCTGCGGCAGGAATCGCGCCGTTACTACCCGGCCGGGCAGGTCACCTCGCACATCATCGGCGTCACCAACATTGACGGCCAGGGCATCGAAGGCGTCGAGAAGAGTTTCGACCGCTGGCTGACCGGGCAACCGGGCGAAAGAACCGTGCGCAAGGACCGCTATGGCCGGGTGATTGAGGACATCTCCTCGGTCGACAGCCAGGCGGCGCATAACCTGGTGCTGAGCGTCGATGAACGCCTGCAGGCGCTGGTGTACCGCGAGCTGAACAACGCCGTGGCCTTCAACAAGGCCGAGTCCGGCACCGCGGTGCTGATAGACGTGAACACCGGCGAGGTGTTGGCGATGGCCAACAGCCCGTCCTACAACCCGAACAACATGGCCGGTACGCCGAAAGACACCATGCGTAACCGCGCTATCACCGATATTTTTGAGCCTGGTTCTACCGTAAAACCGATGGTGGTGATGACCGCCTTACAGAATGGCGTGGTGAAAGAGAACAGCGTGCTGAACACCATTCCTTTCCGCATTCAGGGCCACGAAATTAAAGACGTGGCGCGCTATGCGGAGCTGTCGGTAACCGGGATCTTGCAGAAGTCGAGTAACGTCGGCGTTACCAAGCTGGCGTTAGCGATGCCGTCCTCGGCGTTAGTAGATACTTACTCTCGTTTTGGACTGGGAAAGGCGACCAATTTGGGGCTGGTCGGAGAAAGCAGTGGCATATACCCAAAAAAACAACGGTGGTCTGACATAGAGAGGGCCACCTTCTCTTTCGGCTACGGGCTAATGGTAACTCCGTTACAGTTGGCGCGAGTCTACGCAACGATCGGCAGCCTGGGCGTGTATCGCCCATTGTCGATCACCAAGGTTGACCCGCCGGTCGCCGGCGAACGCGTTTTCCCTGAACCACTGGTGCGCACCGTGGTGCACATGATGGAAAGCGTGGCCCTGCCGGGCGGCGGCGGCGTGAAAGCCGCCATCAAGGGGTACCGTATCGCCATTAAAACCGGTACCGCCAAAAAGGTCGGTCCGGACGGCAAATACGTCAACCGATACCTCGCTTATACCGCCGGCGTCGCGCCGGCCAGTAATCCCCGTTTTGCTCTGGTGGTGGTCATCAACGACCCGCAGGGCGGGAAGTACTATGGCGGCGCAATTTCCGCGCCGGTGTTTGGCGCCATCATGGGCGGCGTATTGCGCACCATGAACGTCGAACCGGACGCATTGCCTACCAGCGATAAAAGCGAATTAGTGACTAACAAAAAAGAGGGTTCAGGTGGCAGATCGTAA
- the murE gene encoding UDP-N-acetylmuramoyl-L-alanyl-D-glutamate--2,6-diaminopimelate ligase: MADRNLRDLLAPWVPTAPGRALREMTLDSRIAAAGDLFVAVAGHQTDGRRYIPQAIAQGVAAVIAEADGQAEDGAIVEMHGVPVIYLSQLNQRLSALAGRFYHQPAERLRLVGVTGTNGKTTTTQLLAQWSQLLGETSAVMGTVGNGLLGQVCPTENTTGSAVDVQHVLNDLAERGATFAAMEVSSHGLVQHRVAALPFAAAVFTNLSRDHLDYHGDMANYEAAKWSLFAGHDVGQAIINADDEVGQRWLSKLPDAVAVTLHDNLQPGCHGRWLKTTAVSYHDNGATIRFSSSWGDGEIESRLMGAFNVSNLLLALATLLSLGYPLDQLVETGNRLQPVCGRMEVFNAPGKPTVVVDYAHTPDALEKALEAARLHCQGQLWCVFGCGGDRDKGKRPLMGGIAEQFADRVVITDDNPRTEEPRAIIADILAGLLDAGQALVIHGRAEAVTSAIMQAQEQDVVLVAGKGHEDYQLVGNRRLDYSDRTTVARLLGVLA, encoded by the coding sequence GTGGCAGATCGTAATTTGCGCGACTTACTCGCCCCGTGGGTGCCGACGGCACCCGGGCGCGCGCTGCGGGAAATGACATTAGACAGCCGTATTGCGGCTGCCGGGGATCTGTTTGTCGCCGTTGCCGGCCATCAAACGGATGGCCGCCGCTATATTCCGCAGGCCATCGCGCAGGGCGTCGCCGCCGTGATCGCCGAAGCTGACGGCCAGGCCGAAGACGGCGCCATCGTCGAAATGCACGGCGTGCCGGTTATCTACCTGAGCCAACTGAACCAGCGCCTTTCCGCGCTGGCCGGGCGTTTTTACCACCAGCCGGCGGAGCGTCTGCGCCTGGTGGGCGTCACCGGCACCAACGGCAAAACCACCACCACCCAGCTGCTGGCGCAGTGGAGCCAACTGTTGGGCGAGACCAGCGCGGTGATGGGCACCGTCGGCAACGGTCTGCTGGGCCAGGTGTGCCCGACGGAGAATACCACCGGTTCTGCGGTGGATGTTCAACACGTATTAAACGATCTGGCTGAGCGGGGCGCGACCTTCGCCGCCATGGAAGTGTCTTCCCACGGGCTGGTGCAGCACCGGGTGGCGGCATTGCCGTTCGCCGCGGCGGTGTTCACCAACCTGAGCCGCGATCACCTGGATTACCACGGCGACATGGCCAATTACGAAGCCGCCAAATGGTCGCTGTTCGCCGGCCACGACGTGGGCCAGGCGATCATCAACGCCGACGATGAAGTCGGCCAGCGCTGGCTGAGCAAGCTGCCGGATGCGGTGGCGGTCACCCTGCACGACAACCTGCAGCCGGGCTGTCACGGCCGCTGGCTGAAAACCACCGCGGTCAGCTATCACGACAACGGCGCCACCATTCGCTTCAGCTCCAGCTGGGGCGACGGCGAAATCGAAAGCCGCCTGATGGGCGCCTTCAACGTCAGCAACCTGCTGTTGGCGCTGGCGACGCTGCTGTCGCTGGGTTATCCGCTGGATCAGCTGGTGGAAACCGGCAACCGTCTGCAGCCGGTCTGCGGCCGGATGGAAGTGTTTAACGCGCCGGGCAAACCGACGGTGGTGGTGGACTACGCCCACACCCCGGATGCGTTGGAAAAAGCGCTGGAAGCGGCGCGCCTGCACTGCCAGGGGCAGCTGTGGTGCGTGTTCGGCTGCGGCGGCGATCGCGACAAGGGCAAGCGCCCGCTGATGGGCGGCATCGCCGAACAGTTCGCCGATCGGGTGGTGATCACCGATGACAACCCGCGCACCGAAGAGCCGCGGGCGATCATCGCCGATATTCTTGCCGGGCTGCTGGACGCCGGGCAGGCGCTGGTGATCCACGGCCGCGCCGAGGCGGTGACCAGCGCCATCATGCAGGCGCAAGAGCAGGATGTGGTGCTGGTGGCGGGCAAAGGCCACGAGGATTACCAACTGGTGGGCAACCGCCGCCTGGATTACTCCGACCGCACCACGGTCGCCCGGCTGCTGGGGGTGTTGGCATGA
- the murF gene encoding UDP-N-acetylmuramoyl-tripeptide--D-alanyl-D-alanine ligase — protein MIPVSLQALAEVLSAELYGADCQIVEVTTDTRKVTAGCLFVALKGERFDAHDFAADAVAAGAGALLVSKRLLVDVPQLVVADTRLALGQLAAWVRQQVPARVVALTGSSGKTSVKEMTAAILRECGEVLYTAGNFNNDIGVPLTLLRLQPQHDFAVIELGANHIGEIAYTTALTRPQTALVNNLAAAHLEGFGSLAGVAQAKGEIFAGLPDDGVAIINADNNDWPHWQSMLGGKTVWRFSPQAAEGVDFFAEEVRVNGDGTQFQLHSPFGRTEIRLPLPGRHNVANALAATALAMSVGATLEAVRQGLQQLEAVPGRLFPVALGAGKLLLDDSYNANVGSMTAAAQVLADMPGYRVMVVGDMAELGAEAEECHRQVGEAARLAGVDKVISVGGLSRVLSAASGNGEHYQDKTAAIARVAELLSEHAVITVLIKGSRSAAMEQVVRALQERSPC, from the coding sequence ATGATCCCTGTCTCCCTTCAGGCACTGGCTGAGGTATTGAGCGCTGAGCTTTACGGCGCCGATTGCCAAATCGTTGAGGTGACGACAGATACCCGCAAGGTGACCGCCGGTTGCCTGTTTGTGGCGCTGAAAGGCGAGCGTTTTGACGCTCATGATTTTGCAGCTGACGCCGTAGCCGCGGGCGCTGGGGCGTTGCTGGTAAGTAAGCGCTTATTGGTGGACGTACCGCAGCTGGTGGTGGCGGATACCCGACTGGCGCTGGGGCAGCTTGCCGCCTGGGTGCGTCAGCAGGTGCCGGCGCGCGTTGTGGCGCTGACCGGGTCTTCCGGCAAGACCTCGGTGAAAGAAATGACCGCCGCCATTCTGCGTGAATGCGGCGAGGTGCTGTATACCGCCGGCAACTTCAACAATGACATCGGCGTGCCGCTGACGCTGCTGCGTCTGCAGCCGCAGCATGACTTTGCCGTGATTGAGCTGGGCGCTAACCATATTGGCGAGATTGCTTACACCACCGCATTGACGCGGCCGCAGACCGCCCTGGTGAACAACCTGGCGGCGGCCCACCTGGAAGGCTTCGGCTCGTTGGCCGGCGTCGCCCAGGCGAAAGGTGAAATTTTTGCCGGCTTGCCGGACGACGGCGTGGCGATCATCAACGCCGACAACAACGACTGGCCGCACTGGCAGAGCATGCTGGGCGGCAAGACCGTCTGGCGCTTCTCGCCGCAGGCGGCGGAAGGCGTAGATTTCTTCGCTGAAGAGGTGCGGGTTAACGGCGACGGCACGCAGTTCCAACTGCATAGCCCGTTTGGCCGCACCGAGATCAGGCTGCCGTTGCCGGGGCGCCACAACGTGGCCAATGCCCTGGCGGCGACGGCGTTGGCGATGTCGGTGGGCGCCACCCTCGAGGCGGTGCGCCAGGGGCTGCAACAGCTGGAAGCGGTGCCGGGGCGTCTGTTCCCGGTGGCGCTGGGCGCCGGCAAGCTGCTGTTGGACGACAGCTACAACGCCAACGTCGGGTCGATGACCGCGGCGGCGCAGGTGCTGGCGGATATGCCGGGCTACCGCGTGATGGTGGTGGGCGATATGGCCGAACTGGGGGCAGAGGCCGAAGAATGCCATCGTCAGGTGGGCGAAGCCGCCCGTCTGGCCGGCGTCGACAAGGTGATCAGCGTCGGCGGTTTGAGCCGGGTGCTGAGCGCGGCGTCCGGCAACGGCGAGCATTATCAGGACAAGACGGCAGCGATCGCGCGCGTGGCGGAATTACTGTCGGAACATGCGGTAATTACCGTGTTAATCAAGGGTTCACGTAGTGCCGCAATGGAGCAGGTAGTACGCGCGTTACAGGAGAGATCACCATGCTAG
- the mraY gene encoding phospho-N-acetylmuramoyl-pentapeptide-transferase — translation MLVWLAEHLVKYYSGFNVFSYLTFRAIVSLLTALFLSLWMGPRVIKRLQEMSFGQVVRNDGPESHFSKRGTPTMGGIMILTSITISVLMWAYPSNPYVWCVLFVLVGYGIVGFVDDYRKVVRKDTKGLIARWKYFWQSVIALIVAFAMYAVGKDTPATELVVPFFKDIMPQLGLLYVLLAYFVIVGTSNAVNLTDGLDGLAIMPTVFVAAGFALVAWATGNMNFANYLHIPYLRHAGELVIVCTAIVGAGLGFLWFNTYPAQVFMGDVGSLALGGALGTIAVLLRQEFLLLIMGGVFVVETLSVILQVGSFKLRGQRIFRMAPIHHHYELKGWPEPRVIVRFWIISLMLVLIGLATLKVR, via the coding sequence ATGCTAGTTTGGCTGGCCGAGCATTTGGTCAAGTATTACTCAGGCTTCAACGTCTTTTCCTACCTGACGTTCCGAGCCATTGTCAGCCTGCTGACCGCGCTGTTCCTGTCGCTGTGGATGGGCCCGCGGGTGATCAAGCGCCTGCAGGAAATGTCCTTCGGGCAGGTGGTGCGCAACGACGGCCCGGAGTCGCACTTCAGCAAGCGCGGCACGCCGACCATGGGCGGCATCATGATCCTGACCTCCATCACCATCTCGGTGCTGATGTGGGCCTACCCGTCCAACCCGTATGTGTGGTGCGTGCTGTTCGTGCTGGTGGGTTACGGCATCGTCGGCTTTGTCGACGACTACCGCAAGGTGGTGCGCAAGGATACCAAGGGGCTGATCGCCCGCTGGAAGTACTTCTGGCAATCGGTGATTGCGCTGATTGTCGCATTCGCCATGTACGCCGTAGGAAAAGACACGCCAGCCACCGAGCTGGTTGTGCCGTTCTTTAAGGACATCATGCCGCAGCTGGGGCTGCTGTACGTGCTGCTGGCCTATTTCGTGATTGTCGGCACCAGCAACGCGGTCAACCTGACCGACGGGCTGGACGGCCTGGCGATCATGCCGACGGTGTTCGTGGCCGCCGGTTTTGCGCTGGTGGCCTGGGCTACCGGCAACATGAACTTCGCCAACTACCTGCATATTCCGTATCTGCGCCATGCCGGTGAGCTGGTGATCGTGTGTACCGCCATCGTCGGCGCCGGCCTCGGTTTCCTGTGGTTCAACACCTACCCGGCGCAGGTGTTTATGGGCGACGTCGGTTCGCTGGCGCTGGGCGGCGCGCTGGGCACCATCGCGGTGCTGCTGCGTCAGGAGTTTCTGTTACTGATTATGGGCGGCGTGTTCGTGGTTGAAACGCTGTCGGTAATTTTGCAGGTGGGATCGTTCAAGCTGCGCGGACAACGCATTTTCCGCATGGCGCCGATTCACCACCACTATGAATTGAAAGGCTGGCCGGAACCGCGCGTGATCGTGCGCTTCTGGATCATTTCGCTGATGCTGGTGCTGATTGGCCTGGCGACGCTGAAGGTGCGGTAA
- the murD gene encoding UDP-N-acetylmuramoyl-L-alanine--D-glutamate ligase, translating to MADYQGKKVVIIGLGLTGLSCVDFFMARGVTPRVMDTRVSPPGLDKLPDSVERHLGDLHQDWLLAADLIVASPGVALATPALSAAADAGVEIVGDVELFCREAQAPIVAITGSNGKSTVTTLVGEMAQAAGWAVGVGGNIGLPALSLLRQECRLYVLELSSFQLETTHSLRAAAATILNVTEDHMDRYPFGLQQYRGAKLRVYENAGVCVVNADDALTMPVRGADARCVSFGADVGDYHLNRQQGETWLRVQGEKVLNTREMKLTGRHNYTNALAALALADAVNIPRASSLKALTTFTGLAHRFQLAWEHNGVRWINDSKATNVGSTEAALNGLQVDGSLHLLLGGDGKSADFSPLARYLQGDNLRLYCFGRDGQQLAQLRPEVATLTETMAQAMRVIAGRVQPGDMVLLSPACASLDQFRNFEARGDEFARLAQELGG from the coding sequence ATGGCAGACTATCAGGGTAAGAAAGTGGTCATCATCGGGCTGGGCCTTACCGGCCTGTCCTGTGTTGATTTCTTTATGGCGCGCGGCGTGACGCCGCGCGTTATGGATACCCGCGTCTCACCGCCTGGGCTGGACAAGCTGCCGGACAGCGTAGAACGCCATCTGGGCGATCTGCATCAGGACTGGCTGCTGGCGGCGGATTTGATCGTCGCCAGCCCGGGCGTGGCCCTGGCGACCCCGGCGTTGAGCGCCGCGGCGGACGCCGGGGTGGAAATCGTCGGCGACGTAGAGCTGTTCTGCCGCGAAGCCCAGGCGCCGATCGTGGCGATCACCGGTTCCAACGGCAAGAGCACCGTCACCACCCTGGTGGGCGAGATGGCGCAGGCGGCCGGCTGGGCGGTGGGCGTCGGCGGCAATATCGGCCTGCCGGCGTTGAGCCTGCTGCGCCAGGAATGCCGGCTGTACGTGCTGGAGCTGTCGAGCTTCCAGCTGGAAACCACCCACAGCCTGCGGGCGGCGGCGGCGACCATCCTGAACGTTACCGAAGACCATATGGATCGTTACCCGTTTGGCCTGCAGCAGTATCGCGGCGCCAAACTGCGCGTTTATGAAAATGCCGGCGTCTGCGTGGTGAATGCGGACGACGCGCTGACCATGCCGGTGCGCGGCGCCGACGCGCGCTGCGTCAGCTTCGGCGCCGACGTGGGCGACTACCACCTGAACCGACAGCAGGGCGAAACCTGGTTGCGGGTGCAGGGTGAGAAAGTGCTGAATACCCGCGAGATGAAACTGACCGGCCGCCATAACTACACCAATGCGCTGGCGGCGCTGGCGCTGGCCGACGCGGTGAACATCCCGCGCGCCTCCAGCCTGAAGGCGCTGACCACCTTTACCGGCCTGGCGCACCGCTTCCAGCTGGCGTGGGAACACAACGGCGTGCGCTGGATCAACGATTCCAAAGCCACCAACGTCGGCAGCACCGAAGCGGCGCTGAACGGCCTGCAGGTGGACGGCTCGCTGCATCTGCTGCTGGGCGGCGACGGCAAATCCGCCGACTTCTCGCCGCTGGCGCGTTATCTGCAGGGCGACAACCTGCGCCTGTACTGCTTCGGCCGCGACGGCCAACAGCTGGCGCAGCTGCGGCCGGAAGTGGCGACGCTGACCGAAACCATGGCGCAGGCGATGCGCGTTATCGCCGGCCGGGTGCAGCCTGGCGATATGGTGCTGCTGTCGCCGGCGTGCGCCAGCCTCGATCAGTTCCGTAATTTTGAAGCGCGCGGCGATGAATTCGCCCGCCTGGCACAGGAGCTTGGCGGATGA
- the ftsW gene encoding cell division protein FtsW, with protein MRLRMPNFGLTERLKDWVMGSRDNDSVNMVLYDRTLLWLTFGLAIVGFVMVTSASMPIGQRLADDPFLFAKRDALYLGLAFGLSMVTLRIPMEVWQRYSNVMLLMSIVMLLIVLVVGSSVNGASRWIALGPLRIQPAELSKLSLFCYLASYLVRKVEEVRSNFWGFCKPMGVMVVLAVLLLAQPDLGTVVVLFITTLAMLFLAGAKMWQFLAIIGSGAFAVVLLIIAEPYRMRRVTSFWNPWADPFGSGYQLTQSLMAFGRGEFWGQGLGNSVQKLEYLPEAHTDFIFSILGEELGYIGVVLALLMVFFVAFRAMSIGRRALEIDQRFSGFLACSIGVWFSFQALVNVGAAAGMLPTKGLTLPLISYGGSSLLIMSTAIVLLLRIDFETRLAKAQAFVKR; from the coding sequence ATGAGACTACGCATGCCGAACTTCGGGCTGACAGAACGGCTGAAAGACTGGGTGATGGGATCGCGCGACAACGATTCGGTCAACATGGTGCTGTACGACCGCACGCTGCTGTGGCTGACCTTCGGGCTGGCGATCGTCGGCTTCGTGATGGTGACCTCGGCCTCGATGCCGATCGGCCAGCGTCTGGCGGACGATCCCTTCCTGTTCGCCAAGCGCGACGCGCTGTATCTCGGCCTGGCCTTCGGGCTGTCGATGGTGACGCTGCGCATTCCGATGGAAGTCTGGCAGCGCTACAGCAACGTGATGCTGTTGATGTCGATTGTGATGCTGCTGATCGTACTGGTGGTCGGCAGCTCGGTAAACGGGGCATCGCGCTGGATTGCGCTGGGCCCGCTGCGCATTCAGCCGGCGGAGCTGTCCAAGCTGTCGCTGTTCTGCTACCTGGCGAGCTATCTGGTGCGCAAGGTGGAAGAGGTGCGCAGCAACTTCTGGGGCTTCTGCAAGCCGATGGGCGTGATGGTGGTGCTGGCGGTGCTGCTGCTGGCGCAGCCGGACCTCGGCACCGTGGTGGTGCTGTTCATCACCACCCTGGCGATGCTGTTCCTGGCCGGCGCCAAAATGTGGCAGTTCCTGGCGATCATCGGTTCGGGCGCCTTCGCGGTGGTGCTGTTGATCATCGCGGAGCCTTACCGTATGCGCCGCGTGACCTCGTTCTGGAACCCGTGGGCCGATCCGTTCGGCAGCGGCTACCAGCTGACCCAGTCGCTGATGGCGTTTGGCCGCGGCGAATTCTGGGGGCAAGGGCTGGGCAACTCGGTGCAGAAACTCGAGTATTTGCCGGAAGCGCACACCGACTTCATCTTCTCGATTTTGGGCGAAGAACTGGGCTATATCGGTGTGGTTTTAGCCCTGTTAATGGTATTCTTCGTCGCTTTTCGCGCGATGTCGATCGGCCGCCGCGCATTGGAGATCGATCAGCGCTTTTCCGGCTTCCTGGCCTGCTCGATCGGCGTGTGGTTCAGCTTCCAGGCGCTGGTTAACGTCGGCGCCGCCGCCGGCATGCTGCCGACCAAAGGCCTGACGCTGCCATTGATCAGCTACGGCGGTTCGAGCCTGTTGATCATGTCGACGGCGATCGTGCTGTTGCTGCGTATTGATTTTGAAACGCGTCTGGCCAAAGCCCAGGCGTTCGTGAAGAGGTAA
- the murG gene encoding undecaprenyldiphospho-muramoylpentapeptide beta-N-acetylglucosaminyltransferase, which translates to MSGKAKRLMVMAGGTGGHVFPGLAVAHHLMAQGWQVRWLGTADRMEADLVPKHGIEIDFIRISGLRGKGLKAQLSAPLRIWSAVRQAKAIMRNYQPDVVLGMGGYVSGPGGLAAWLCGVPVVLHEQNGIAGLTNRWLARVAKTVLQAFPGAFPNAEVVGNPVRTDVLALPLPAERLNGREGPIRVLVIGGSQGARVLNQTVPEVAARLGDRITLWHQVGKGALDTVLRDYERVGQTQHKVTEFIDDMAAAYAWADVVVCRSGALTVSEIAAAGLPAIFVPFMHKDRQQYWNARPLEEAGAAKIIEQPQFSADAVAELLASWDRPTLLAMAEKARAVAIPDATERVAAELVRVAK; encoded by the coding sequence ATGAGCGGGAAAGCTAAGCGTTTAATGGTGATGGCAGGCGGTACCGGCGGGCATGTGTTCCCGGGGCTGGCGGTCGCGCATCATCTGATGGCGCAGGGCTGGCAGGTGCGCTGGCTCGGAACCGCAGACCGAATGGAAGCCGATCTGGTGCCGAAGCACGGGATCGAAATTGATTTTATCCGCATTTCCGGCCTGCGCGGCAAGGGGCTGAAGGCCCAGCTGAGCGCGCCGCTGCGCATCTGGAGCGCGGTGCGTCAGGCGAAGGCGATCATGCGCAACTACCAGCCGGACGTGGTGCTGGGCATGGGCGGTTACGTTTCCGGCCCGGGCGGTCTGGCCGCCTGGCTGTGCGGCGTTCCGGTGGTGCTGCACGAACAGAACGGCATCGCCGGGCTGACCAACCGCTGGCTGGCGCGCGTGGCCAAAACGGTATTGCAAGCCTTCCCCGGCGCGTTTCCGAACGCCGAAGTGGTGGGCAATCCGGTGCGCACCGACGTGCTGGCCCTGCCGCTGCCGGCGGAGCGTTTGAACGGGCGTGAAGGCCCGATCCGCGTGCTGGTCATTGGCGGAAGTCAGGGGGCCCGGGTGCTGAATCAGACAGTTCCTGAAGTCGCGGCGCGTTTGGGCGATAGAATTACGCTCTGGCATCAGGTAGGCAAAGGCGCACTGGATACGGTGCTGCGCGACTACGAGAGGGTAGGGCAGACGCAGCACAAGGTGACCGAGTTTATCGATGACATGGCGGCCGCCTACGCCTGGGCCGACGTGGTGGTGTGCCGTTCCGGCGCTTTGACCGTCAGCGAAATTGCCGCCGCCGGCCTGCCGGCGATTTTTGTGCCGTTTATGCACAAGGACCGCCAGCAGTACTGGAACGCGCGTCCGCTGGAAGAAGCCGGCGCGGCGAAGATTATCGAACAGCCGCAGTTCAGCGCCGATGCGGTGGCGGAACTGCTGGCGAGCTGGGACCGCCCGACGCTGCTGGCGATGGCCGAAAAGGCGCGCGCGGTCGCCATCCCCGACGCGACCGAACGGGTGGCGGCGGAGCTGGTGCGGGTCGCCAAATAA